One Bemisia tabaci chromosome 7, PGI_BMITA_v3 DNA window includes the following coding sequences:
- the LOC109043118 gene encoding uncharacterized protein produces the protein MKRKSVGSVNTPSKVKKEDKEIKTPKVKVKVEVEVATPENPVKAASVTKTSTKKKNGLSPKPTPTKLVKTPLKAPKSNGKVILSQSENELPKGQKKKHLIVEKKSDKDLFSLNGMSEDLDVVENIDEEEFLESSSEDESEKSGKSDDSLAGEEEEEEDDDENSETDEDSESDELVDEKLIADDSSDEEAETDTKKKDFGFSSLLISSSEYIKKKKFEKYISKQGINITRCINVYSNKFLVCCETREQAKSLMAPGVKLQIKEMPLTVSRLPFYVVLENLPNYISADDVKKAVASCIEQNTIKNIIFLHINKCIVEFTTEQAFEKFTKKVTKLNVSGKMVRLTSWLDKLIYEYSARCIKVTHLPPKATVEILFRKLLEYGIKSKEIYQIKFFTRSVCSVFFESEETEQKLLALDGKMQFERGPVFMNLSTPKVVLLGLPQKVSEKSVKASLKSHKIDPSKIHSVKIECNTAMVELKTKEEEQKVLELDNALEIGGVAMKILPLAVSRKNYITLGLFKLNPSVTKADVLKALADEGHNFDEDELNFEFSEKNSVVLFQNGSEELHKKLSELTKLKIGGSSIKVTFCKFGSRHPNDCGQKRKRVQKKKKKKKSNKNKKQKTDAAESG, from the exons ATGAAACGAAAATCTGTTGGTTCAGTTAATACGCCCTCTAAAGTCAAAAAGGAagacaaagaaattaaaacaccAAAAGTGAAAGTGAAAGTTGAAGTTGAAGTGGCAACACCTGAAAATCCTGTTAAAGCAGCATCTGTAACTAAAACTTcaacaaaaaagaagaatggCCTGTCACCCAAACCCACTCCAACAAAACTTGTAAAAACTCCCTTGAAAGCTCCAAAGAGCAATGGAAAAGTGATACTTTCCCAGTCAGAAAATGAACTGCCAAAGgggcaaaaaaagaaacacttgattgttgaaaaaaaatctgacaaagATTTGTTCTCTCTCAATGGGATGTCTGAAGATTTAGATGTTGTAGAAAATATCGATGAGGAAGAATTCCTAGAATCAAGTTCTGAGGATGAGTCAGAAAAAAGTGGTAAGAGTGATGATTCTCTAGctggagaagaagaagaagaggaagatgatgatgaaaatAGTGAAACTGACGAAGATTCTGAATCAGACGAATTAGTAGATGAAAAACTAATAGCTGATGACAGCTCCGATGAAGAAGCCGAGACAGATACTAAAAAGAAAGATTTTGGGTTCTCTTCTCTCCTAATTTCATCCTCAGAATatatcaagaagaaaaaatttgagaaatataTCTCTAAGCAAGGTATCAACATTACAAGGTGCATAAATGTgtattcaaataaatttttagtCTGCTGTGAAACACGTGAACAAGCAAAATCTCTAATGGCCCCCGGTGTTAAACTGCAGATCAAAGAAATGCCATTAACAGTTTCTAGGCTTCCATTCTATGTGGTTCTAGAGAATCTTCCCAACTATATTTCAGCTGATGATGTGAAAAAAGCTGTAGCCAGTTGTATTGAGCAGAACACaataaaaaacattattttcctgCATATAAACAAGTGTATTGTTGAATTTACAACCGAGCAAGCGTTTGAAAAGTTTACAAAAAAGGTGACTAAGCTGAACGTTAGTGGAAAAATGGTGCGGTTAACTTCTTGGTTGGACAAACTGATCTATGAATATTCTGCTCGTTGCATCAAAGTGACTCACCTGCCACCTAA AGCgactgttgaaattttgttccgGAAGCTGTTGGAGTATGGAATTAAAAGTaaagaaatttatcaaattaaatTCTTCACTCGATCGGTTTGCTCAGTATTTTTTGAAAGTGAGGAGACAGAGCAG aaGTTACTAGCGTTGGATGGTAAAATGCAGTTTGAGCGAGGACCTGTTTTCATGAACTTGAGCACCCCTAAAGTTGTTTTACTTGGCCTTCCACAGAA agtttctgaaaaatcagtCAAGGCATCGCTCAAAAGTCACAAAATTGATCCGTCCAAAATTCATTCAGTCAAAATTGAGTGCAATACTGCCATGGTCGAGTTGAAAACTAAAGAAGAAGAGCAG aaagttttaGAATTGGATAATGCACTTGAAATAGGAGGCGTAGCTATGAAAATACTTCCATTGGccgtttcaaggaaaaattatatCACATTAGGTCTATTTAAGCTAAACCCCAG tGTGACTAAAGCTGATGTGTTAAAAGCCCTGGCAGACGAGGGTCATAATTTCGATGAGGATGAACTTAATTTCGAGTTCAGTGAAAAAAATAGCGTTGTATTATTCCAGAATGGCAGTGAAGAACTCCACAAG AAACTTTCTGAGCTGACGAAACTCAAGATAGGCGGATCCTCCATCAAAGTGACATTCTGCAAATTTGGCTCCAGGCACCCCAATGACTGCGGTCAAAAGCGCAAGCGAGtccagaagaagaaaaagaagaagaaatccaacaaaaataagaaacagaAGACTGATGCTGCGGAGAGCGGTTGA